In a genomic window of Columba livia isolate bColLiv1 breed racing homer chromosome 4, bColLiv1.pat.W.v2, whole genome shotgun sequence:
- the LOC135579296 gene encoding uncharacterized protein LOC135579296 isoform X1: MATRGLLEMLNAAMGTPHLGVVDLVALHKLLEAIIGQLGQQELSVLEPGQSLTPGLAKDQDSKAQPGQEKEEDGALGTGQHLWKPKQQLDEKDTLDGTGSNSKVSSVAKEAMPKTTEEEKRDVPKKRASLQDLWEEISKFKEAQSSLEQDVREMKEAMQEAHSGLEQDIQEVKEAHVGLAEDMHALQEAHSGLAEDIQEIQETLGLEGGGGQSAPAEPTQVAMDSQARRSSALEPKGRGTQPGMETSKGTAGSGSPGMQTGIQGQPATPVKLSGAPSIHKRSIGANATTPGMQPGSPGTQASTSLGTQPGAPDAQASTAGMQAGSPGTHTTTPGVQPGSSSSKATIPGDAQEPAKPWGSTSTSSYESEMREVLSQVGQLGQLCAGLKEQVEQLKSTKAESTDLEDVRRLFPKGGRQSITSILADLRCQVSFLQDMARALHGEKEKISKVEDAPRKTRGSGAGRKADGSGQMTQQPRPKGQKVKAERKELGKQQEPTQAELEQFAAKYVNKLVMEAAQQLQAEQVDEPRTTAQSGGHEHAGCHFCSPDTRVLLGKLLQRCEKLEEQVESLVQKAGGKVESHPKWRRQSLQQDEQLKCLQASIMQLQKDYEKLSSALANLQQDRQQKQNDIKALSQALGRLEKKQADKEEMLVLGIDEKADKASLADKVSRSQLEACEERLTKMMEEVTSQVTGQEKGWHQFQRELQRQMDCKLDRRELGAFRQQQEERWKSLSGQLQEKALQAERDDAAGIRKQLLPGFHCLSCDRLLNMLAPGPERTGECRYPTVPRSCGGQHTVTPPRFQPKPPSTPRPSKPSARSPNKKDAMQLSGQDGTDGNQQDEQLSMMGGSQLPTMPRATPDTPTSRNRPSTRSSLRSAVLQHLPVSSPRRFTLAPQLLPPIPPPRREPTP, encoded by the exons atggccacacgtggactgctggagatgctgaacgccgccatggggacaccccatttGGGGGTTGTCGACTTGGTGGCACTGCACAAATTGCTTGAGgccatcatcgggcagctgggccagcaggagctgtctgtcctggagccagggcagagcctgacccccggcctggcaaaggaTCAGGACAGCAAggcccagcctggccaggagaaggaggaggatggagccctgggcacagggcagcacctctggaaaccaaagcagcagctggatgagaaggacaCGCTGGATgggaccgggagcaactccAAGGTCTCCTCCGTGGCCAAGGAGGCCATGCCAAAAACAacggaagaggagaagagagatgtccccaag aaaagggcttcgctccaggacctgtgggaggagatcagcaagtttaaggaggcgcagTCCAGCCTGGAACAGGACGTGCGGGAGATGAAGGAGGCcatgcaggaggcgcattctggCCTGGAACAGGACATCCAGGAGGTGAAGGAGGCgcatgtcggcctggcagaggacatgcatgccctgcaggaggcgcattccggcctggcggaggacatccaggagatccaggagacgcttggcctg gagggtggtgggggccagtctgcccccgctgagcccacccaggtggccatggacagccaggccaggaggagctcagcactggagccaaagggacgtgggacacagcctgggatggagaccagcaaggggactgcagggtctggctccccaGGGATGCAAACAGGGATACAGGGGcaaccagcgacccctgtgaagttgtcaggcgctccctccATTCACAAGAGGTCTATTGGTGCCAAcgccaccaccccggggatgcagccaggatccccgggcacccaggccagcacctccctggggacacaaccaggggcccctgatgcccaggccagcaccgcggggatgcaggcaggatcccctgggacccacaccaccacccctggggtgcagcctgggtcctccagctccaaagccaccatcccaggggatgcccaagagccggccaagccctggggctccaccagcacctcaagctacgagtcggagatgcgggaggtgCTGTCacaggttgggcagctcggccagCTCTGCGCTGGTCTGAAGGAacaggtggagcagcttaaatctacaaaagcagaaagcacagatCTTGAGGACGTGCGCCGGCTCTTCccaaagggag gccggcagagcatcaccagcatcctggccgacctcaggtgccaggtgtccttcctgcaggacatggccagggccctccacggggagaaggagaag atcagcaaggtggaggatgctcccagaaagacgagggggTCTGGAGCCGGTAGGAAAGCAGACGGCAGTGGCCAGATGACCCAACAGCCacg gcccaagggacagaaggtcaaggcagagcgcaaggagctggggaagcagcaggagccaacccaggccgagctggagcagtttgcggccaagtacgtgaataagttggtgatggaggcagcgcagcagctgcaggcagag caggtggacgAGCCGAGGACGACGGcgcagagcgggggacacgaacacgcagggtgccacttctgcagcccggacaccagggtgctgctggggaaactcctccagcgctgcgagaagctcgaggagcaggtggagtccctggtCCAGAAGGCGGGCGGCAAGGTGGAGAGTCATCcgaagtggaggagacag tccctgcagcaggacgagcaactcaagtgcctccaggccagcatcATGCAGCTACAAAAGGACTATGAGAAGTTGAGCTCGGCCCTTGCAAACCTCCAGCAGGATCGTCAGCAGAAGCAGAATGACatcaag gctctgtcccaggccctggggaggctggagaagaagcaagcagacaaggaggagatgctggtgctgggaatcgatgag aaagcagacaaagcctccctggctgacaaagtcagtcgcagccagcttgaggcgtgcgaggagcggctgaccaagatgatggaggaggtgacgagccaggtgacgggccaggagaagGGCTGGCACCAGTTCCAGcgagagctgcagagacagatggactgcaag ctggaccgccgggagctgggggcgttccggcagcagcaggaggagcggtggaagagcctcagcgggcagctccaggagaaggcgctgcaggcagagcgtgacgatgccgctgggattaggaa gcagctgctgcccggtttccattgcctgtcctgcGACCGGCTCCTCAACATGCTGGCacctggacc ggagcggacgggcgagtgtagataccccactgttccgcggagctgcGGAGGCCAACACACCGTCACGCCCCCGCGTTTCCAGCCCaaaccgcccagcaccccacggccatCCAAACCCAGTGCCCGCagccccaacaag aaggacgcgatgcagctgtcgggccaggacggcactgatgggaaccagcaggacgagcagctctccatgatggggggctctcagctgcccacaatGCCAAGGGCCACCCCAGACACCCCGACCTCCAGGAACCGGCcaa gcacccGCTCCTCGCTGAGATCAGCCGTGCTGCAGCACCTACCAGTCTCGTCTCCCAGACGCTTCACCCTGGCAccgcagctgctgccgcccatccCGCCCCCCCGCCGTGAACCaaccccctga
- the LOC135579296 gene encoding uncharacterized protein LOC135579296 isoform X2: MATRGLLEMLNAAMGTPHLGVVDLVALHKLLEAIIGQLGQQELSVLEPGQSLTPGLAKDQDSKAQPGQEKEEDGALGTGQHLWKPKQQLDEKDTLDGTGSNSKVSSVAKEAMPKTTEEEKRDVPKKRASLQDLWEEISKFKEAQSSLEQDVREMKEAMQEAHSGLEQDIQEVKEAHVGLAEDMHALQEAHSGLAEDIQEIQETLGLEGGGGQSAPAEPTQVAMDSQARRSSALEPKGRGTQPGMETSKGTAGSGSPGMQTGIQGQPATPVKLSGAPSIHKRSIGANATTPGMQPGSPGTQASTSLGTQPGAPDAQASTAGMQAGSPGTHTTTPGVQPGSSSSKATIPGDAQEPAKPWGSTSTSSYESEMREVLSQVGQLGQLCAGLKEQVEQLKSTKAESTDLEDVRRLFPKGGRQSITSILADLRCQVSFLQDMARALHGEKEKISKVEDAPRKTRGSGAGRKADGSGQMTQQPRPKGQKVKAERKELGKQQEPTQAELEQFAAKYVNKLVMEAAQQLQAEVDEPRTTAQSGGHEHAGCHFCSPDTRVLLGKLLQRCEKLEEQVESLVQKAGGKVESHPKWRRQSLQQDEQLKCLQASIMQLQKDYEKLSSALANLQQDRQQKQNDIKALSQALGRLEKKQADKEEMLVLGIDEKADKASLADKVSRSQLEACEERLTKMMEEVTSQVTGQEKGWHQFQRELQRQMDCKLDRRELGAFRQQQEERWKSLSGQLQEKALQAERDDAAGIRKQLLPGFHCLSCDRLLNMLAPGPERTGECRYPTVPRSCGGQHTVTPPRFQPKPPSTPRPSKPSARSPNKKDAMQLSGQDGTDGNQQDEQLSMMGGSQLPTMPRATPDTPTSRNRPSTRSSLRSAVLQHLPVSSPRRFTLAPQLLPPIPPPRREPTP, encoded by the exons atggccacacgtggactgctggagatgctgaacgccgccatggggacaccccatttGGGGGTTGTCGACTTGGTGGCACTGCACAAATTGCTTGAGgccatcatcgggcagctgggccagcaggagctgtctgtcctggagccagggcagagcctgacccccggcctggcaaaggaTCAGGACAGCAAggcccagcctggccaggagaaggaggaggatggagccctgggcacagggcagcacctctggaaaccaaagcagcagctggatgagaaggacaCGCTGGATgggaccgggagcaactccAAGGTCTCCTCCGTGGCCAAGGAGGCCATGCCAAAAACAacggaagaggagaagagagatgtccccaag aaaagggcttcgctccaggacctgtgggaggagatcagcaagtttaaggaggcgcagTCCAGCCTGGAACAGGACGTGCGGGAGATGAAGGAGGCcatgcaggaggcgcattctggCCTGGAACAGGACATCCAGGAGGTGAAGGAGGCgcatgtcggcctggcagaggacatgcatgccctgcaggaggcgcattccggcctggcggaggacatccaggagatccaggagacgcttggcctg gagggtggtgggggccagtctgcccccgctgagcccacccaggtggccatggacagccaggccaggaggagctcagcactggagccaaagggacgtgggacacagcctgggatggagaccagcaaggggactgcagggtctggctccccaGGGATGCAAACAGGGATACAGGGGcaaccagcgacccctgtgaagttgtcaggcgctccctccATTCACAAGAGGTCTATTGGTGCCAAcgccaccaccccggggatgcagccaggatccccgggcacccaggccagcacctccctggggacacaaccaggggcccctgatgcccaggccagcaccgcggggatgcaggcaggatcccctgggacccacaccaccacccctggggtgcagcctgggtcctccagctccaaagccaccatcccaggggatgcccaagagccggccaagccctggggctccaccagcacctcaagctacgagtcggagatgcgggaggtgCTGTCacaggttgggcagctcggccagCTCTGCGCTGGTCTGAAGGAacaggtggagcagcttaaatctacaaaagcagaaagcacagatCTTGAGGACGTGCGCCGGCTCTTCccaaagggag gccggcagagcatcaccagcatcctggccgacctcaggtgccaggtgtccttcctgcaggacatggccagggccctccacggggagaaggagaag atcagcaaggtggaggatgctcccagaaagacgagggggTCTGGAGCCGGTAGGAAAGCAGACGGCAGTGGCCAGATGACCCAACAGCCacg gcccaagggacagaaggtcaaggcagagcgcaaggagctggggaagcagcaggagccaacccaggccgagctggagcagtttgcggccaagtacgtgaataagttggtgatggaggcagcgcagcagctgcaggcagag gtggacgAGCCGAGGACGACGGcgcagagcgggggacacgaacacgcagggtgccacttctgcagcccggacaccagggtgctgctggggaaactcctccagcgctgcgagaagctcgaggagcaggtggagtccctggtCCAGAAGGCGGGCGGCAAGGTGGAGAGTCATCcgaagtggaggagacag tccctgcagcaggacgagcaactcaagtgcctccaggccagcatcATGCAGCTACAAAAGGACTATGAGAAGTTGAGCTCGGCCCTTGCAAACCTCCAGCAGGATCGTCAGCAGAAGCAGAATGACatcaag gctctgtcccaggccctggggaggctggagaagaagcaagcagacaaggaggagatgctggtgctgggaatcgatgag aaagcagacaaagcctccctggctgacaaagtcagtcgcagccagcttgaggcgtgcgaggagcggctgaccaagatgatggaggaggtgacgagccaggtgacgggccaggagaagGGCTGGCACCAGTTCCAGcgagagctgcagagacagatggactgcaag ctggaccgccgggagctgggggcgttccggcagcagcaggaggagcggtggaagagcctcagcgggcagctccaggagaaggcgctgcaggcagagcgtgacgatgccgctgggattaggaa gcagctgctgcccggtttccattgcctgtcctgcGACCGGCTCCTCAACATGCTGGCacctggacc ggagcggacgggcgagtgtagataccccactgttccgcggagctgcGGAGGCCAACACACCGTCACGCCCCCGCGTTTCCAGCCCaaaccgcccagcaccccacggccatCCAAACCCAGTGCCCGCagccccaacaag aaggacgcgatgcagctgtcgggccaggacggcactgatgggaaccagcaggacgagcagctctccatgatggggggctctcagctgcccacaatGCCAAGGGCCACCCCAGACACCCCGACCTCCAGGAACCGGCcaa gcacccGCTCCTCGCTGAGATCAGCCGTGCTGCAGCACCTACCAGTCTCGTCTCCCAGACGCTTCACCCTGGCAccgcagctgctgccgcccatccCGCCCCCCCGCCGTGAACCaaccccctga